The window GGAGAACTTCTATGCCGCTAACGCCGACGTCTGGCTCATCTCACAGACAAATATCGGTCGCTATGTCAGCTGGGACGACGCCGACTTTCAGGATGTTGAGTCCCACACCGGCCCCTTCCTCGGCACGACACTTCGCTTTGCCCCCCAGTCCGCCGTCCAGAACGAACCGAACCCGTACACGATGTACGAGGCCTTTGAGAAAGTCGCGAACATCTTCCAGCGTCAGGAACAGTTCGAAGCATGGCAGGCACTGCACAACGACCTCATGAGTTCAATCGAGGACGGCCTGCCTTCGGAGGACGAACGGCCCACCATCGCTGCTATCTGGCGCGGTGTGAACCCGGATTCTGGCCAGTTCCGTATCGCCCCCCTCCACCGACTCGGAAACAACACCAAGTCCTACTACCGCGTCGGTCTGCAGGACGCCTTCGCGGGGCAGTATCCGGACGGTCCTGTCGGCTACGAGGAACTGCTCCGAGCCGACCCCGATTACATCGGTGCCGTCGGCGCGCTCACCTCCTCAACTCACGAGGAATTTGTCACAAACGTCATTGAGCCCTTCGAGAACAACGAGAGCGGCCAGCAGCTCAGCGCCGTCCAGAACGGCAACGTCATCCGTAGCGGCGGCCAGTACATGGGCCCTATCGTCGACATGTTCTCCACGGAAGCCGTCGCGAAGCAGGTCTACCCTGACGAGTTCGGCGAATGGCCGGGGGCTGTCGGTGACGTTCCGGAGAGCCAGCAGCTCTTCGACCGCCAGCGCCTCCTCGACATCGTCCATGGAGACCTGTAGGACTGATGGCGGAACTGTTCGACCGACTCACAGACCGTGGAGCGGCGGCCAGCCGTTGGTACGCTGATTCGACCCTTACAGGCCTTGTACTCGGAAGCATCGCCGTTCTGGTCGGCGCGACGCTGCTACAGGTGAGCTTCGGTGCGTTTCCGCTGACCCTCGGAGACGCATGGGGTGCGGTGTTCGACCCCGAAATCGTGTTCAGCGCGGCGGCGTGGCGGTCGTTTC is drawn from Haloarcula sp. CBA1129 and contains these coding sequences:
- a CDS encoding ABC transporter substrate-binding protein; its protein translation is MTYRRQVLAGSAGLVAALAGCTGGSSSEASTEQDATPTTEAEGTQNRATETEQATTEGLTPYTVQMEPNEPYTFEEVPETYGVGTSPFLDMGMALGIHPSATTGLERAPLKFYDALDLEFDESQITKLASGAESGYDKENFYAANADVWLISQTNIGRYVSWDDADFQDVESHTGPFLGTTLRFAPQSAVQNEPNPYTMYEAFEKVANIFQRQEQFEAWQALHNDLMSSIEDGLPSEDERPTIAAIWRGVNPDSGQFRIAPLHRLGNNTKSYYRVGLQDAFAGQYPDGPVGYEELLRADPDYIGAVGALTSSTHEEFVTNVIEPFENNESGQQLSAVQNGNVIRSGGQYMGPIVDMFSTEAVAKQVYPDEFGEWPGAVGDVPESQQLFDRQRLLDIVHGDL